TATATGAAAACCGATATAATCTTCTGGTAAATTTAGTAATCTTATTTTATTTTTTATCTCCCGAGCAGTTATTTCATTGTATTGCCAAGTTAGGGATATTAATTTTTGGCATGCATCCTTTAATGAACAGTTTACAATTCCCATCTCGGGGATATTATATATGTTTTTTTCGTTTTTTCTGTCCCTGATAAGGATCCATAAGTCTTGAGTTAGGAAATTTATTCCATTAAACACCTTATATGCTTTAATTTTCAGTTTGTCTTTTATTCCTAATCTTTCTTGGATGAAATCGTAGTTTCTAAAGTTATATTTTTTGTGAAAATTATCTTTAACCTCGTCACAAAACGGTAGAAAATAGTCAGTCCACCCGTATTGATACCCGAAATTAGCATCTTCAGAATATAGTATAAATTGGATCTTGTGTGTTAGGCAGTATAACATTGCTAATATCATATTGTTATACTCTGAGAAAAATCCTGCATCATATCCCAGATGAAAAACGAATTTTCTCTTGAAGGATTTGTTTAGAGCATAATATTTTTCTCTCATTTCTGTAGCTTCCATCACACTACATCAATAAAGCTGCGTTCTACTTTGTTAAATACCCATGAACCGAGAATGATAACTATTATTGTAACAACAAAACTATAGCTGAGCCAAAACCAATCAACTGTACCTGCTCCCATAAATCCATATCTTAATGTTTCTACGATAGATGTTAATGGATTCAGCTGTATGAGCCACATATATTCTTCATATTTTTCTTTCATTACTGAGAGTGGATATATTATCGGTGTTGCATACATCCACAATCCGGTTACAAAACCAAATAGGATAGCCATGTCTCTATACTTTGTTGTAACAGACGATATTATGATGCCAAACCCCAGTCCCAGTCCGGCTAGCATTAAAACCAATAATGGAAAAGAGAGAATATATATATTAGGTTTGATGTCTGTGCCGTTGTATACGAAATAAAAGTATACGGCAAGGAATAGCCCTAGCTGGATTATTAATCGTACTAAATTGGAAATAACACTTGATATAGGAACTACTAATCGAGGAAAGTATACTTTGCTGAACACTCCGGCGTTACCGAGGAAGGTTCCTGAGGCTTTTCCCATACAGTCAGAAAAGTATCCCCAACATAATATTCCAGATAGGTAGAACAATGGCTGAGGTAGTCCATCCGTTGGTATTTGGGCTATATTTCCAAATACAAACATATACATTATTGTAGTAAATAGTGGTTGAATGATGAACCATAGAGGGCCGAGTACAGTTTGTTTGTATATAGTTACAACATCGCGGCGAACGTACATTTGTAATAAGTCACGATATTGCCAGACTTCTTTTATATTAAGGGAAAAATTGCTTCCGCGCGGTTTGATCTCTATATCCCAATGTTCTTTTTCAGTTTCCATTTAGATATTATATTGTTTCTATATTTGTTTGTGTGATTTTGAGTGTGCAAAGATAGTTATTTTTAATGTTAAAGATTTTTAAATAAAAAATAACTATAATAAAAAAACCCGTATGAGTGTATTACCTCATACAGGTTTCATAAATCTTAACTGTCGCTGGATTATTTTTTTACAGCAGTAGCTACAGAGTCAGCAGCAGCTTGAGCAGCAGCAGCGATTGAGTCAGCTTGAGCTTTAGCAGCAGCTTCAGCAGCTACTTGAGCTTCAACAGCAGCTAAAGAGTCAGCTTTAGCCTTAGCAGCAGCTTCTTCAGCAGCTTTGTTATTACATGATGCGAAAGAGATTGCGATAGCAGCAACAGCAAATAAAACTAATTTTTTCATTTTCTTTTCTATTAAAACTTAAACGGTAAATGTATTTGAGTTATAATTTCTGATAACACGATGCAAATATATACATATTTCTTTACATGTTGTACAGCACAATTATATTTTTTTTAGTGTTTTTTTTATTTTTTTCTGAGGGGGGTACTTTTTTACTGTTAAATACACTGTAACTATTTAGTTATCATATAGATATCTTTTTATGCTTTTTTTAGGAGTTTTTTCAAATTCACTCGGGTAAATTTGTACCGCCGATATATTTTCGTATGCTGCAAGCATCTTATTTAGGTTTTGCCTATTTTGTTCCATTATTGCCGGCAACATTTCGTGATCTACATGGGCGGCATCCATAGTTTCATAATCAGGATGAGCTAATGCAACCAATTTACCATTTCGCTCCACGACGAGGCTTTCCAATACGAATGGCATATTGTTAAGCTTAGATTCTATTTCTTCAGGGAATATATTCTGTCCATTAGGGCCTAGCAACATCGTTTTGCTGCGTCCTCTTATGAAAATTGTGTTATTTTTATCTATAGTTCCCAAATCTCCTGTTTTCAACCAGCCATCTTCAGTAAAGGCTGCTTTTGTCGCTTCTTCATTTTTGTAATAACCCTTCATTACATTTTCTCCCCTTACCTGTATTTCTCCTACAATATTATATGGGTCTTGCGAGTCTATACGGACTTCCATAATATTGTCTAATATCCTACCGCAAGATGTGGGTATAAAATCGTAATGATGCTCGTATGAAATTAAAGGAGCACATTCAGTCATACCATAACCAACCGTAAATGGAAATTTGATTTTGTGAAGAAAGGCTTCCACTTCTCCATTTAGAGCTGCACCACCAATGATTACTTCATGAAAATTGCCACCTAAAGCATCTATTAAGCCTTTTCTTATTTTTGCATAAATCTGATCCTTTACAATCGGAATTTTCAAGGCCATTTTTATAGCAGGCTTCTCTATCTTAGGTAAAATTGCTTTTTTGTATATTTTTTCAATAACAAGAGGTACTGTTATAATAAGGTGTGGTTTTATTTCGGCAAAAGCCTCGGTTAGTATCTTAGGAGATGGGGCTCTTCCTAATAACGTTGTGTGCGAGCCTTCGGTCAAGGAATACAAAAATTCAAACGCACAGCCGTAAGCATGCGCCAGTGGAAGAAAAGAAACGATATCTTGTCCTCTGAATAGTAATTTCAGATATTGAGCATGAGTTATATTTCCTGCAAGGTTATTGGCTGTAAGCATAACCCCTTTGCTAAAGCCTGTTGTTCCCGAAGTATAATTAATGAGTACGACTTCTGAGTTATCTACTTTAGCGTAATTAATATCATTAGGAGAGTAACCATTGGGGTACTTCTCCTTCATTTTTTTGTCTAACTCTTCTACCGCCAGGGAAAGCTTTTCTCCTTTTCCCTCGTGCAAGCAAGTAAGCTTGAAATCATTAATAGAGAATACTCCTCTTACTCCCGGTATATGATCTTCATCCAGAGAGTCCCATATATTATTGGCTGTGAATAATAATTTTGATTCAGAGTGATTGATTATATGCTGTATATTGTCTGCATGGAAATCCTGTAGGATAGGTACAATGGTAGCACCATAAGTGATAACGGCAAGATAAGTAACACACCAAGGAATATTATTTTTGCCAATAAGAGCAACTTTATCTCCTTTTGCTATTTGAGCATCATCCAGTAATATATGTATTCTAGCTATTTCACGAGCCAGATCTTTATAATACAATGTTTTTTTTTCGGAATAGTCAGACAAGCCCTTCAAGTCCCAATTGTTTCTAAAACTGTCTTCATATAAGGTTATTAGATTCTTGTCAATCATGATTTGTTGCTCATTTTTATAAATTTTGTGCAAAAATAGAGACTATCATCATAATCTACAACTATTTTATATGTAAAGTTTCACGTAATTGTGTAATTTTGTACTCTTTTTGTATGACAATAATTAATAAATTGCTTGTAGAACAAAGTTATTTATTTCAATATTATTAAATTAGGTTCTGTAATATACAATGATAGATAATTCAATTTTTGAGAATAAAAAAGCAGCCTATCTCACATTAGGCTGTAAATTAAACTTTGCAGAGACATCAGCTATCGGGCGACAATTGTCCCAAGTTGGTGTTCGTAGATCCAGAGATGGGGAAGTTGCAGATATATGTGTTATAAATACTTGCTCGGTAACCGAATTTGCAGATAAGAAATGTCGTCAGGCTGTACGTAAAATGATTAAAGAAAACCCCGGTGCTTATGTTATAGTAACAGGATGCTACGCTCAACTTAAACCCGAAGATATTGCGGGTATAAAAGGTGTGGATATTGTACTGGGATCGGAGCAGAAGCTTGATGTAGTAGCTTATCTTGACGAACTAAAGAAAAAAGATAAAGGGGTCGTACATACTTCTAAAACGAATAAGATAAAGTCATTTGTTCCATCGTGTTCACAGGATGATCGTACCCGCTATTTTCTGAAAGTGCAGGATGGCTGTGATTACTTTTGTTCTTTTTGTACCATTCCTTTTGCCAGAGGACGCAGTCGTAACGGCTCGATAGAAAGCATGGTACAGCAGGCAAAAGAGGTTGCTGAAAAAGGAGGTAAGGAGATTGTTCTAACAGGTGTGAATATAGGAGACTTTGGTAGAACTACCGGCGAAACCTTTTTTGACTTAGTCAAAGCTTTAGATGAAGTGGAGGGTGTTGAGCGTTATCGGATTTCATCAATAGAGCCGAACTTGCTTACCGATGAGATTATACAATTTGTAGCTCAATCAAAACGTTTTGCGCCTCATTTTCATATCCCATTACAGTCGGGTTCGGATGCTGTGCTTAAATTGATGCGCCGCCGCTACGATACTGCATTATTCAGGCATAAAGTAGAAAAGATTAAATCCGTAATGCCTGATGCATTTATCGGAGTTGATGTTATTGTTGGTACAAGAGGAGAGACCGATGAATATTTTGAAGAAGCAAAAGCTTTCTTAGAAAGTCTTGATTTTTCACAATTGCATGTTTTTACATATTCTGAACGTCCGAATACGCAGGCTTTGAAAATAGATCACGAAGTAGATCCTAAAACTAAGCATGCACGTTGTAAGGCTCTACTAGATTTATCAGACGAAAAATTGCAGGCATTCTATCGGTCGCAGCAAGGAACAAAGCGAAAAGTGTTATTCGAGCATACTCAACATGATAGCGTTATGTATGGTTTTACTGAGAATTATATAAAAGTAGAAACTCAGTATCATGCACATAAAGCGAATGAAATAAAAATGATAACTTTGGGCGATTTTAATTCCATAAAAACAGCTCTTACCGAGATCTGACGATGAATAAGATATTATATTATATATTGTATATCTGGATGTATTTGCATGCGCTGTTACCATTCAGAGCATTATATATTTTATCTGATTTCCTCTATTTTCTAGTATATAAGGTTATTCGTTATAGGTTGAAAGTCGTACGCATCAATCTTAAAAATAGCTTTCCCGAGAAAACGGATAAAGAGTTGCACGTTATCGAGAAAGAATTTTACCATCATTTTTGCGATTACTTCGTAGAAACACTAAAACTATTACATATCTCTGATGAAGAGATGCAAAAGCGAATGGTTTTTGAGAATATGGATATCGTGAAAGATTTGATGAAGGATGGAAACTCTGCCTTAATGTTCTTAGGGCATTATGGTAATTGGGAATGGGTTCCATCAATCACGATGTCGTTTCGCAATGAAGAGGATCAAAATAAGCTTTTAGGACAGATTTATAGACCTTTGAAAAATAAAGCTGTCGATAATTTGTTTCTCAAGATACGTAGTCGGTTTGGTTCGTTCGGAATAGCTAAGAATGAAACGTTGCGTGTTATTGTAAAGCTAAGAAAGGCAAAACAACAAGTATTAATAGGCTTCATGGCCGATCAGACGCCGTCTTTTCACAACATACATTATTGGTCAACTTTTATGAATCAAGAATCTGCTGTTTTTACAGGAGTTGAGCGTATTGCAAAACAAACCGGATTTGCTGTCGTTTACCTTGATATAGAAAAGGTGAAAAGAGGACATTATAAAGGAACGGTAAAATTGATTTCGGATAAGCCTCAGGCTGCCCCCGAATTCTATATAACAGAAACTTATATACGAGAGATGGAAAGAACCATTCTGCGTAATCCTGCTTATTGGCTATGGACTCACAAGCGATGGAAAATGACTCGGAAGGAAGTTGAATTAGCACAACATAAATGAAAAAAATAGCAATTGTTATTCTTAACTGGAACGGGAAAAAGTTACTAGAAGAGTTTCTTCCTACAGTTGTACGGTATTCATCTTTTCCTGATGTCGAAATTGTTGTGGCTGATAATGGTTCTACAGATGAGTCTTTATCTTTCTTAGAGACATCATATCCTCAAATATCATTGATAAGACTCCCTGAAAACTATGGTTTTGCAGGAGGATACAATGTTGCATTGAAAGAAGTCGCTGCCGAATATTTTGTTATTCTCAATTCTGATGTTGAAGTAACCGAAAACTGGTTAAACACGACTATATCCTATCTGGATGAAAATGCAGATGTTGCTGCCGTCCAGCCTAAGATATTGGCTCAACGAAACAAAGCTAGTTTTGAATATGCAGGAGCTGCGGGTGGATTCTTAGACAAGTATGGTTATCCATTTTGTAGGGGGCGTATTTTTCAAAAAATAGAAGAGGATCATCATCAGTATGATACGCCAATAGATATCTTATGGGCTACGGGAGCTTGTCTCATTATACGTTCTGCAGACTTCTTTGAGGTAGGAGGGTTCGACTCTTCCTTTTTTGCACATATGGAAGAGATTGATCTTTGTTGGAGGTTGAACTCAAGAGGCAGGCGTATTGTTTGCTTACCTTCTTCGGTTGTATATCATGTGGGAGCCGCTACCTTGAAAAAGGAAAATCCCAGAAAAACATTTCTCAATTTCAGGAATAACCTTATAATGCTTTATAAAAATCTGCCTCAGGATAACTTAAAGAAAGTGATGACTATACGGCTGATATTGGATTATATCGC
The Dysgonomonas mossii genome window above contains:
- the mtaB gene encoding tRNA (N(6)-L-threonylcarbamoyladenosine(37)-C(2))-methylthiotransferase MtaB, which produces MIDNSIFENKKAAYLTLGCKLNFAETSAIGRQLSQVGVRRSRDGEVADICVINTCSVTEFADKKCRQAVRKMIKENPGAYVIVTGCYAQLKPEDIAGIKGVDIVLGSEQKLDVVAYLDELKKKDKGVVHTSKTNKIKSFVPSCSQDDRTRYFLKVQDGCDYFCSFCTIPFARGRSRNGSIESMVQQAKEVAEKGGKEIVLTGVNIGDFGRTTGETFFDLVKALDEVEGVERYRISSIEPNLLTDEIIQFVAQSKRFAPHFHIPLQSGSDAVLKLMRRRYDTALFRHKVEKIKSVMPDAFIGVDVIVGTRGETDEYFEEAKAFLESLDFSQLHVFTYSERPNTQALKIDHEVDPKTKHARCKALLDLSDEKLQAFYRSQQGTKRKVLFEHTQHDSVMYGFTENYIKVETQYHAHKANEIKMITLGDFNSIKTALTEI
- a CDS encoding lysophospholipid acyltransferase family protein: MNKILYYILYIWMYLHALLPFRALYILSDFLYFLVYKVIRYRLKVVRINLKNSFPEKTDKELHVIEKEFYHHFCDYFVETLKLLHISDEEMQKRMVFENMDIVKDLMKDGNSALMFLGHYGNWEWVPSITMSFRNEEDQNKLLGQIYRPLKNKAVDNLFLKIRSRFGSFGIAKNETLRVIVKLRKAKQQVLIGFMADQTPSFHNIHYWSTFMNQESAVFTGVERIAKQTGFAVVYLDIEKVKRGHYKGTVKLISDKPQAAPEFYITETYIREMERTILRNPAYWLWTHKRWKMTRKEVELAQHK
- a CDS encoding glycosyltransferase family 2 protein; this translates as MKKIAIVILNWNGKKLLEEFLPTVVRYSSFPDVEIVVADNGSTDESLSFLETSYPQISLIRLPENYGFAGGYNVALKEVAAEYFVILNSDVEVTENWLNTTISYLDENADVAAVQPKILAQRNKASFEYAGAAGGFLDKYGYPFCRGRIFQKIEEDHHQYDTPIDILWATGACLIIRSADFFEVGGFDSSFFAHMEEIDLCWRLNSRGRRIVCLPSSVVYHVGAATLKKENPRKTFLNFRNNLIMLYKNLPQDNLKKVMTIRLILDYIAAFQFAVTGKYANAKEVVRAHKDFYNNRKMYRSARNENLEKMIVEYPATIYPRSILAAYYLRGIKLFSNLKFGR
- a CDS encoding ABC transporter permease, yielding METEKEHWDIEIKPRGSNFSLNIKEVWQYRDLLQMYVRRDVVTIYKQTVLGPLWFIIQPLFTTIMYMFVFGNIAQIPTDGLPQPLFYLSGILCWGYFSDCMGKASGTFLGNAGVFSKVYFPRLVVPISSVISNLVRLIIQLGLFLAVYFYFVYNGTDIKPNIYILSFPLLVLMLAGLGLGFGIIISSVTTKYRDMAILFGFVTGLWMYATPIIYPLSVMKEKYEEYMWLIQLNPLTSIVETLRYGFMGAGTVDWFWLSYSFVVTIIVIILGSWVFNKVERSFIDVV
- a CDS encoding AMP-binding protein, whose amino-acid sequence is MIDKNLITLYEDSFRNNWDLKGLSDYSEKKTLYYKDLAREIARIHILLDDAQIAKGDKVALIGKNNIPWCVTYLAVITYGATIVPILQDFHADNIQHIINHSESKLLFTANNIWDSLDEDHIPGVRGVFSINDFKLTCLHEGKGEKLSLAVEELDKKMKEKYPNGYSPNDINYAKVDNSEVVLINYTSGTTGFSKGVMLTANNLAGNITHAQYLKLLFRGQDIVSFLPLAHAYGCAFEFLYSLTEGSHTTLLGRAPSPKILTEAFAEIKPHLIITVPLVIEKIYKKAILPKIEKPAIKMALKIPIVKDQIYAKIRKGLIDALGGNFHEVIIGGAALNGEVEAFLHKIKFPFTVGYGMTECAPLISYEHHYDFIPTSCGRILDNIMEVRIDSQDPYNIVGEIQVRGENVMKGYYKNEEATKAAFTEDGWLKTGDLGTIDKNNTIFIRGRSKTMLLGPNGQNIFPEEIESKLNNMPFVLESLVVERNGKLVALAHPDYETMDAAHVDHEMLPAIMEQNRQNLNKMLAAYENISAVQIYPSEFEKTPKKSIKRYLYDN